One Natrinema halophilum genomic window carries:
- a CDS encoding DUF7287 family protein, giving the protein MSRKRTHDHGRGTRRSGGHRRRTISVCFDTRGQTTQDFAIGIGIFLLAIAFVFSFLPSVITPFDSSVGGAETAQADRIADLLVHNLSTPNESANRINESDFDARYSNADLSTELGLRASDSGDAVYDHVNVTVETFQGEDVNTSTLSGGDVYDNQSAASAARIVTIEGDPAECDPACRLVVRVW; this is encoded by the coding sequence ATGAGTCGGAAACGAACGCACGACCATGGTCGAGGGACGCGACGGTCGGGGGGCCACCGACGACGGACGATCTCGGTTTGCTTCGATACCCGCGGTCAAACAACACAGGATTTCGCCATCGGAATTGGCATTTTCCTGCTCGCGATCGCCTTCGTCTTCTCGTTTCTTCCGTCGGTCATCACCCCGTTCGATTCGTCGGTCGGCGGAGCGGAGACGGCACAGGCAGACCGGATCGCCGATCTACTGGTTCACAATTTATCGACGCCGAATGAGTCTGCTAATCGGATCAACGAGTCGGATTTCGACGCCAGGTATTCGAATGCAGATCTGAGTACGGAACTCGGGCTTCGGGCGAGTGACAGCGGCGATGCCGTCTACGACCACGTAAACGTAACCGTCGAAACGTTCCAGGGCGAAGACGTCAATACCAGTACGCTGTCAGGAGGGGATGTCTACGACAACCAGTCGGCAGCGAGCGCCGCACGCATCGTCACGATAGAGGGAGATCCGGCCGAATGCGATCCCGCTTGTAGACTCGTCGTACGGGTGTGGTGA
- a CDS encoding DUF7288 family protein: MTGSTTRETESNAETDRGQAYTLEGFIGAMVVLMAVLFALQSVVLTPTTGGLTDRSVQAQIHQEAQDALLVSNQDGNLSETIRNWDSEGGFENASEPFAPNESHQTYSATDFGGESELGRILNERFTDRGWSYNVHLYPETGERKTLVYQGSPPSSSLAASYTVVLYDNQTLTSSKSGTLEAAAEADEETIPLRNGSDETPIYNVVEVRVILW; the protein is encoded by the coding sequence ATGACTGGATCTACCACTCGAGAGACCGAATCGAACGCTGAAACGGATCGCGGACAGGCCTACACCCTCGAGGGATTCATCGGTGCGATGGTGGTTTTGATGGCCGTCCTGTTTGCGTTGCAGTCGGTCGTGCTCACGCCGACGACGGGGGGATTAACCGATCGGTCGGTCCAGGCACAGATTCACCAGGAGGCACAGGATGCGCTACTCGTGTCGAACCAGGACGGGAACCTCTCCGAAACGATTCGAAACTGGGACAGTGAGGGCGGGTTCGAGAACGCAAGCGAGCCGTTCGCGCCCAATGAAAGCCATCAAACCTACTCCGCGACGGACTTCGGCGGCGAATCGGAACTCGGACGGATATTGAACGAGCGATTCACCGACCGTGGCTGGAGTTACAACGTCCACCTCTATCCGGAGACCGGCGAGCGGAAGACGCTGGTCTATCAGGGGAGCCCACCTTCGAGTTCCCTGGCGGCGAGTTACACCGTCGTGCTGTACGACAATCAGACCTTAACGAGCAGTAAATCGGGAACGCTAGAAGCGGCGGCGGAAGCCGATGAAGAAACCATCCCGCTACGGAATGGGAGCGACGAGACGCCCATCTACAACGTCGTGGAAGTTCGGGTGATACTATGGTAA
- a CDS encoding DUF7266 family protein → MTRIENNAERDRAVSISITHVMTVGITTILIAMLLTNAGTMLDTQKDRSAEASLETIGERLADEIGNADQIGAQTTDNVTIRTDHPRTVANSRYTVTLREDCEAPLLDGSTDCVRLTAHATDAVAYVPIKTNASVDGGSSTTGGTITIVYESDTISIEDGTQ, encoded by the coding sequence GTGACTCGAATCGAGAACAATGCCGAAAGAGATCGTGCGGTCTCGATATCGATCACGCACGTCATGACCGTCGGTATCACGACGATCCTCATCGCGATGTTACTAACCAACGCCGGAACGATGCTCGACACCCAGAAAGACCGCAGCGCCGAGGCGTCGCTCGAGACGATCGGCGAGCGACTGGCAGACGAGATCGGAAACGCAGACCAGATCGGGGCACAGACCACGGACAACGTAACCATCAGGACCGACCATCCGCGGACGGTGGCGAACTCCAGATACACCGTGACGTTGCGTGAGGACTGTGAGGCGCCGCTACTCGATGGCTCCACTGACTGTGTGAGGTTGACGGCACATGCTACCGACGCCGTCGCGTACGTCCCGATCAAGACCAACGCGTCCGTCGACGGCGGGAGTTCGACGACTGGCGGGACGATTACGATCGTTTACGAAAGCGACACGATATCGATCGAGGACGGGACTCAATGA
- a CDS encoding DUF7289 family protein, with protein MRRRRHETTKRGRTDDRAVTDMIAFILVFATIIGSVALLSTVGFQTMADYQDGEKLRNAERAMESLAVNFNAVMRHDGIDRRYGELALRDGSVSTGSGGTNVTILLNGNSSNVSANPIELGAFTYEAGSDTIAYEGGGVVRAGETGSAVVKRPQLMCHPEAETAVISLTAINATDRSIRSTDGLGFTMTERDRETQFEDGVTNVSIRMNTSYVRAWEMSFERSGWETTKSTSSDLLATCEDDPDNPVNSVAITVVEADVEY; from the coding sequence ATGAGACGGAGACGCCACGAGACGACGAAGCGAGGGCGAACCGACGACCGGGCAGTCACGGATATGATCGCGTTCATTCTGGTCTTTGCGACGATCATCGGCTCCGTTGCGCTCCTGTCGACGGTCGGATTTCAGACGATGGCTGACTATCAGGACGGCGAGAAACTACGCAACGCAGAACGGGCGATGGAGTCACTCGCGGTGAACTTCAATGCGGTCATGCGACACGACGGCATCGATCGCCGGTACGGAGAACTAGCGCTCCGAGATGGATCGGTTTCGACCGGATCAGGGGGGACGAACGTCACGATCCTGCTCAACGGCAACTCGAGCAACGTCTCCGCAAACCCCATCGAACTCGGGGCATTCACGTACGAAGCCGGCTCCGATACCATCGCGTACGAAGGCGGCGGTGTCGTTCGGGCCGGCGAAACCGGCAGTGCTGTCGTCAAACGACCACAGTTGATGTGTCATCCCGAGGCCGAGACGGCCGTTATTTCGCTGACCGCGATCAACGCGACCGACCGGTCGATCAGGAGCACCGACGGACTCGGCTTTACGATGACCGAACGTGATCGCGAAACCCAGTTCGAGGACGGGGTTACGAACGTCTCGATACGGATGAACACGTCCTACGTCCGAGCGTGGGAGATGTCGTTCGAGCGATCCGGCTGGGAGACGACGAAATCGACTAGCTCGGACTTGCTCGCCACCTGTGAAGACGACCCTGACAACCCGGTAAACAGCGTCGCAATCACGGTCGTCGAAGCAGACGTCGAATACTGA
- a CDS encoding CheR family methyltransferase — MIGGNAGDAGTAHNGTDGDTDDSDGSEAFDDLLAFVEDELAFATSHYNDSYLDRRVSSRMRRTQNDTYDAYFETLRSEPDEQEALLEALSINVTGFFRNPDVWSGIRVVLRRLSANSPPVRVWSAACADGREPYSLAMLAHDDPQIDESNVYILGTDISAPALETARAGVYEESRTVDLDDQLSFLDNYSQYVDVDGRTYRIDNDVKRNVRFKRHDLINDEPQSGFDLVICRNLFIYIDNAYKEPMLETIARSLRTNGYLVIGKAETIPPNLQSSFTVREARLRIYQREAPRTDIESPSR, encoded by the coding sequence GTGATCGGCGGCAACGCTGGCGACGCCGGTACCGCTCACAACGGTACCGACGGCGATACCGACGACAGCGACGGATCCGAAGCGTTCGACGACCTCCTCGCGTTCGTCGAGGACGAACTGGCTTTTGCAACGAGCCACTACAACGACAGCTACCTCGACCGGCGCGTTTCCTCGCGGATGCGGCGCACACAAAACGACACGTACGACGCCTATTTCGAAACGCTGCGATCTGAACCGGACGAGCAGGAGGCGCTACTCGAGGCGTTGAGCATCAACGTCACCGGGTTCTTTCGGAATCCCGACGTCTGGTCGGGAATCCGAGTCGTCCTTCGAAGGCTCTCCGCGAACAGTCCCCCCGTTCGAGTCTGGAGCGCGGCGTGTGCCGACGGCCGAGAACCGTACTCGCTGGCGATGCTCGCACACGACGATCCCCAGATCGACGAATCCAACGTCTATATTCTTGGAACCGATATCAGCGCACCGGCACTCGAGACTGCCCGAGCGGGCGTCTACGAGGAGTCTCGAACCGTCGACCTGGACGATCAACTCTCCTTTCTCGATAACTACAGCCAGTACGTAGATGTCGACGGGCGGACGTATCGGATCGATAACGATGTGAAACGGAACGTTCGATTCAAGCGTCACGACCTGATCAACGACGAACCACAGTCCGGATTCGATCTCGTCATCTGTCGCAACCTGTTCATCTACATCGACAATGCGTACAAGGAGCCGATGCTCGAGACCATCGCGCGATCGCTTCGGACGAACGGCTATCTCGTCATCGGCAAAGCCGAGACCATTCCGCCAAATCTCCAGTCGTCGTTCACCGTTCGTGAGGCCCGCCTGCGTATTTACCAGCGCGAAGCCCCGAGAACCGATATCGAGAGCCCCAGTCGGTAG
- a CDS encoding chemotaxis protein CheD, with protein MKTYGTEPGAPTPVQVGISELVVSDGDDTLKSYGLGSCLAIALYDPESEIGGLAHVMLPDGDAADNSDRKPGKYADTAIRALLRRMVEQGANYTTVEAKIAGGSDMFEFESFGDGVGQRNIAAAKEELEKLGVPLEAEDVGGEHGRTVEFTPGSGSLVVKTSNGETGVTEL; from the coding sequence ATGAAAACGTACGGAACCGAACCAGGCGCACCGACGCCCGTCCAGGTCGGTATCTCCGAACTGGTCGTCAGTGACGGCGACGACACGCTCAAATCCTACGGGCTCGGCTCGTGTCTCGCCATTGCGCTGTACGATCCCGAGTCCGAGATCGGTGGGTTGGCACACGTCATGCTTCCCGACGGCGACGCCGCGGACAACAGCGATCGCAAACCCGGAAAATACGCCGATACGGCGATCCGTGCACTTCTCCGTCGCATGGTCGAGCAAGGTGCCAACTACACAACCGTCGAAGCGAAAATAGCCGGCGGCAGCGATATGTTCGAGTTCGAAAGCTTCGGCGACGGCGTCGGACAACGAAACATCGCCGCGGCGAAAGAAGAACTCGAGAAGCTCGGTGTCCCGCTCGAGGCAGAGGACGTCGGAGGCGAACACGGTCGAACCGTCGAGTTCACGCCCGGATCGGGGTCACTCGTGGTGAAGACCTCGAACGGCGAAACGGGAGTGACGGAACTGTGA
- a CDS encoding chemotaxis protein CheC → MKLDVNALGTFYQMAREGAGLAAGRLTHMLGVETQVGVTKLNFMRGQEIRRDFEDSTEKVGVRVKLTGAIEGYSVVVFERENALRVVETLLAEAGPDADDASDIDEFDEMTRSAATEVGHIMNSGFIDGWADVLEAVIDVSTPEFVEGKTAEPFFGDIDEAPAADDLALLFQSQIETVGTEVGFSHYLFPKRESMSTLLERLRTSDGIEYDKLDGYDRMAERGAEEIAKTATTLTGIDTSVEIRRLNFVSLEAIPEQVANEKLVGVAFEFDGMPSGYLLFLFDEESAHEIVDAMVPMEVEEDGFGEMGTSAITELGNIMASGFLDGWANVLDTTIDHSTPEFIHDIGAAAVDPVIIQLGENQDFAFVFDTVVMADGREFDCEVYAIPDESDLERALNNLDVDRIEETPTTAEFQEVDNA, encoded by the coding sequence ATGAAACTCGACGTTAACGCACTCGGTACGTTCTACCAGATGGCTCGAGAAGGAGCCGGACTCGCAGCGGGGCGGCTCACCCATATGTTGGGCGTCGAGACGCAGGTGGGCGTGACGAAACTCAACTTCATGCGGGGCCAGGAGATCCGTCGCGACTTCGAGGATTCGACGGAAAAAGTCGGCGTGCGGGTCAAACTGACCGGCGCGATCGAGGGCTATTCCGTCGTCGTCTTCGAACGTGAGAACGCGCTCAGAGTCGTCGAAACGCTGCTCGCCGAAGCCGGTCCGGACGCTGACGATGCGTCCGACATCGACGAATTCGACGAGATGACGCGAAGCGCTGCGACGGAAGTCGGCCATATCATGAACAGCGGGTTCATCGACGGCTGGGCCGACGTCCTCGAGGCGGTCATCGACGTTTCCACGCCCGAGTTCGTCGAGGGCAAAACCGCCGAGCCGTTTTTCGGCGACATCGACGAAGCACCGGCCGCAGACGACCTCGCCTTGCTCTTCCAGAGCCAGATCGAAACCGTCGGCACCGAAGTCGGCTTCAGCCACTATCTCTTTCCGAAACGCGAGTCGATGTCGACGCTCCTGGAGCGATTACGTACCAGCGACGGCATCGAGTACGACAAACTCGACGGCTACGACCGGATGGCCGAACGCGGCGCCGAAGAGATTGCCAAGACCGCGACCACGCTTACAGGGATCGATACAAGCGTCGAAATACGCCGATTGAACTTCGTTTCGCTCGAAGCAATCCCGGAACAGGTGGCCAACGAAAAACTCGTCGGGGTCGCGTTCGAATTCGACGGAATGCCGAGTGGATACCTCCTCTTCCTGTTCGACGAGGAATCGGCCCACGAAATCGTCGACGCGATGGTTCCAATGGAGGTCGAAGAAGACGGCTTCGGCGAGATGGGAACGAGTGCGATCACGGAATTAGGCAACATCATGGCCAGCGGATTTCTCGACGGTTGGGCGAACGTCCTCGATACGACGATCGACCACTCGACGCCGGAATTTATCCACGATATCGGCGCTGCAGCCGTCGATCCGGTCATCATTCAACTCGGCGAAAATCAGGATTTCGCGTTCGTTTTCGACACGGTCGTCATGGCAGACGGACGCGAGTTCGACTGTGAAGTGTACGCGATTCCCGACGAGTCGGATCTGGAACGCGCGTTGAATAACCTAGACGTCGATCGGATCGAGGAAACGCCGACGACGGCGGAGTTTCAGGAAGTCGATAACGCATGA
- a CDS encoding chemotaxis protein CheC: MTMMVDIRKLSFINEMAKVGTNGVADNMSKLTGEDAQMEVTKTNFIDVEDIESQLDGGKRVGVRVRLLDPPHGHILILFPEASAKKITAIMLRDVVDDMGDVSGKMARSAVEEMGNMMASGFIDGWADVLGRAIDIAAPQLVYAPTGDIVTRTASLGGDDLALFFDSDLSVPSYQIEAEIYAFPDLEEFVEMVNGIEVQPA, translated from the coding sequence ATGACGATGATGGTCGACATTCGAAAGTTGAGCTTTATAAACGAAATGGCGAAGGTCGGAACGAACGGCGTCGCCGACAACATGAGCAAGCTGACAGGCGAAGACGCCCAGATGGAGGTGACAAAGACCAATTTCATCGACGTCGAGGACATCGAGTCACAACTCGACGGCGGAAAGCGGGTCGGCGTCCGCGTCCGATTGCTAGACCCGCCTCACGGACACATCCTCATCCTCTTCCCCGAAGCGAGCGCAAAGAAGATCACGGCGATCATGTTGCGCGACGTAGTCGACGACATGGGAGACGTCTCCGGCAAGATGGCCCGCAGCGCCGTCGAGGAGATGGGGAACATGATGGCCAGTGGGTTTATCGACGGCTGGGCCGACGTCCTCGGACGGGCGATCGATATCGCCGCGCCGCAACTCGTCTATGCGCCGACTGGGGACATCGTCACTCGAACAGCAAGCCTTGGTGGCGACGACCTCGCCCTCTTTTTCGACTCCGACCTGTCTGTTCCTAGCTACCAGATCGAAGCCGAAATTTATGCCTTCCCCGACCTCGAAGAGTTCGTCGAAATGGTCAACGGGATCGAAGTCCAACCTGCATGA
- a CDS encoding chemotaxis protein CheA encodes MTDYLTDFVQESEERITELNHALLTLEQDPNDEEAMESIFRIAHTLKGNCGAMGLESASELAHAIEDLLDAVRADELDVEPELMDVVFDAIDVLETMISEVAATGEIETDPTATIDALRIYLEDATDEAATGHVSISAAEIDDVCSRFDPPADDTHDVYLARLAIADREGVNNGKLVVDALIDAFDLIGTVPSQKRIEAADYDGRFDAVFATAVGKAAIASGLEPVEEVENFEIVDVTDRFDGDDGESAAERAVDAAVSGEGISSEDAQNLEVDDLLDEFSEFDDLDEMVEEVDDDELAAFENMGEAGSFDDLLDGEAVDDLESGPGEPPDAAETTSESDTGTADADAASDDGTAADAKQAAEDADEVEDASAVFNELKDEVEMVGFDELQDELAELEFDEFDDEEEVDMDELLGDDADDSFLDDGEPPESDVDDVLVDAGADDDVTADETDDGHDADVDTVATSGTDVTPEDTKDDLETPADAASAASETGTDDTVETAPDSDIVDAASSTHPTDESEEPDSTSVMPGDETTESTAGTETANTAELPGLELDDEVTAETGPDGASVDETAVAENNDETTTDDTSVTDDGVDEADGADDLEVVEPIDDEVTATPDDEPIDDAAEFDTVDDEPIDDAAEFDTVDDEPIDDAAEFDTVDDEPIDDAAAFGTTDEMDLEIDETMGSEETEDAAASDSFGANVDDEFDPTAGFSDMSVSSADDEDGFDDDEGDFATFDDDAFDDDAFDESTADSVDSDAEPADDGFESDFDEQLDDEVFEGTDEFDIGSGGLDAPTQDSSVDDDSSAESAPSFDDHSAGADEGDEDDAVRIIEEPELEIPDLTIPETGDRPDTDAETDEIQSVRVDVEQIDSLLTLVEGLVTSRVRLRHAAEADDDGEALETELGSLTDLTTDLQETVMNIRLVPLRTVTNRLPRVVRDIAREQDKEVSFQMVGEDVELDRSILDRIGDPLIHLVRNAVDHGIEPPEARENANKPREGTVEVHAERSRDRATITVKDDGGGLDPDRLRTEAVEADILDEDEAAEMTDEDAYDLIFHAGLSTADEVTDVSGRGVGMDVVKRTIEDLDGTVSIDSTEGEGTTVTMQLPVSVAIDEILFVECGGEEFGVPAKAVREIEGAAALETADGESVLPRDDGDYPVIQLADVLETPAPAANGDGMVVRIRGEVREVALHCDRVRGQQEVVVKPFEGFMSDIPGLSGATVRGRGEVVNILDVTTL; translated from the coding sequence ATGACTGACTATCTGACAGATTTCGTTCAGGAGAGCGAAGAACGGATCACAGAACTGAACCACGCGTTGCTCACTCTCGAGCAGGATCCGAACGACGAGGAGGCGATGGAGAGCATTTTTCGGATCGCCCATACGCTCAAGGGTAACTGCGGGGCGATGGGCCTGGAGTCGGCCAGCGAACTCGCCCACGCGATAGAAGATTTGCTCGATGCCGTCCGCGCGGACGAACTCGACGTCGAGCCAGAACTGATGGACGTCGTCTTCGATGCCATCGACGTACTCGAGACGATGATCAGCGAGGTCGCAGCCACCGGGGAAATCGAAACTGATCCGACGGCGACGATCGACGCGCTTCGGATCTACCTCGAGGATGCGACGGACGAAGCGGCGACAGGGCACGTCTCCATATCGGCCGCCGAGATAGACGACGTTTGCTCGCGGTTCGATCCGCCAGCCGACGATACACACGACGTCTATCTCGCCCGTCTGGCGATCGCCGACCGTGAGGGCGTCAATAACGGAAAATTAGTCGTCGACGCCTTGATCGATGCGTTCGATCTGATCGGCACCGTCCCGTCTCAGAAGCGAATCGAAGCCGCTGACTACGACGGTCGATTCGACGCCGTCTTCGCCACCGCAGTCGGCAAGGCAGCGATCGCGTCCGGCCTCGAGCCGGTCGAGGAAGTCGAGAATTTCGAAATCGTCGACGTAACGGATCGATTCGATGGTGACGATGGGGAATCGGCTGCGGAACGTGCTGTGGACGCGGCCGTATCAGGTGAAGGAATTTCGTCCGAAGACGCCCAAAACCTCGAGGTCGACGATCTCCTCGACGAATTCTCCGAATTCGACGACCTAGACGAGATGGTCGAAGAGGTCGACGACGACGAGCTCGCGGCCTTCGAGAACATGGGTGAGGCCGGTTCCTTCGACGATCTCCTCGACGGGGAAGCCGTCGACGATCTCGAGTCCGGACCGGGCGAACCGCCGGATGCCGCAGAGACAACGTCCGAGTCGGACACGGGGACAGCAGACGCCGATGCGGCATCCGACGACGGGACCGCGGCCGATGCGAAACAGGCGGCCGAGGACGCCGACGAAGTCGAAGACGCCAGCGCGGTCTTCAACGAGCTCAAAGACGAGGTCGAAATGGTCGGCTTCGACGAGCTACAGGACGAACTCGCGGAACTCGAATTCGACGAGTTCGACGACGAAGAGGAAGTCGACATGGACGAACTCCTCGGCGATGACGCCGACGACTCGTTCCTCGATGACGGGGAACCGCCCGAAAGCGACGTCGACGACGTTCTCGTGGACGCAGGGGCTGACGATGACGTCACTGCCGACGAAACTGACGATGGCCACGACGCCGATGTCGACACGGTAGCAACGAGTGGCACTGACGTCACTCCCGAGGATACCAAAGATGACCTCGAGACGCCTGCCGATGCCGCTTCGGCAGCGTCGGAAACCGGGACCGACGATACAGTCGAGACAGCACCGGACAGCGACATTGTCGACGCTGCATCATCGACCCACCCAACTGACGAATCCGAGGAGCCAGACTCGACCTCCGTAATGCCCGGCGACGAGACGACCGAATCGACGGCGGGTACCGAGACTGCAAATACGGCCGAACTCCCTGGCCTCGAGCTCGACGACGAAGTGACAGCCGAAACAGGCCCGGACGGAGCGTCTGTAGATGAGACGGCTGTCGCCGAAAATAACGACGAGACGACAACCGACGACACCTCTGTAACTGACGACGGTGTCGACGAGGCTGACGGTGCCGACGACCTCGAAGTTGTCGAGCCGATCGACGATGAAGTCACAGCGACGCCCGATGACGAGCCGATCGATGACGCTGCTGAGTTCGACACGGTTGACGACGAGCCGATCGATGACGCTGCTGAGTTCGACACGGTTGACGACGAGCCGATCGATGACGCTGCTGAGTTCGACACGGTTGACGACGAGCCGATCGATGACGCTGCTGCGTTCGGGACGACTGATGAGATGGACCTCGAGATCGACGAGACGATGGGGTCCGAGGAGACGGAAGACGCTGCGGCAAGCGACTCGTTCGGAGCGAACGTCGACGACGAATTCGATCCGACGGCGGGCTTCAGCGATATGTCTGTCTCCTCGGCTGACGATGAGGACGGATTCGACGATGATGAGGGCGACTTCGCCACGTTCGACGACGACGCGTTCGACGACGACGCGTTCGACGAGTCAACAGCGGACTCCGTCGATTCCGATGCTGAACCGGCAGACGACGGCTTCGAGAGCGACTTCGACGAGCAACTCGACGACGAGGTGTTCGAGGGAACCGACGAGTTCGACATAGGTAGCGGCGGACTCGACGCGCCGACGCAAGATTCGAGCGTAGACGATGACTCGAGTGCCGAGTCTGCGCCGTCGTTCGACGACCACTCGGCCGGTGCAGACGAGGGCGACGAGGACGATGCCGTACGGATCATCGAGGAGCCCGAACTGGAGATTCCGGATCTCACCATCCCCGAGACGGGCGACCGGCCGGACACCGACGCCGAGACCGACGAGATTCAGTCGGTACGAGTCGACGTCGAGCAGATCGACTCGCTGCTCACTCTCGTCGAGGGGCTGGTGACGAGTCGCGTTCGCCTCCGCCATGCGGCCGAGGCCGACGACGATGGGGAAGCGCTCGAGACCGAACTCGGCTCGCTGACGGATCTGACGACGGACCTTCAGGAAACGGTCATGAACATCCGTCTGGTACCGTTGCGGACGGTAACGAACCGTCTACCGCGAGTCGTTCGCGACATCGCCCGTGAGCAAGACAAGGAAGTCTCCTTCCAGATGGTCGGCGAAGACGTCGAACTCGACCGGAGTATCCTCGATCGGATCGGAGACCCGTTGATCCATCTGGTTCGTAACGCCGTCGATCACGGAATCGAACCCCCCGAAGCGCGCGAGAACGCAAATAAGCCCCGAGAGGGAACCGTCGAGGTTCACGCCGAACGGTCGCGTGACCGCGCCACCATCACCGTCAAAGATGACGGGGGCGGGCTCGACCCCGACCGACTCCGAACCGAGGCCGTCGAGGCTGACATCCTCGACGAGGACGAGGCTGCCGAGATGACCGACGAGGACGCGTACGACCTCATCTTCCACGCAGGTCTGTCGACGGCCGACGAGGTGACCGACGTAAGCGGCCGGGGGGTCGGGATGGACGTCGTTAAACGGACGATCGAAGATCTCGATGGGACGGTCTCGATCGACAGCACAGAAGGCGAGGGAACGACCGTTACGATGCAACTCCCCGTCTCGGTCGCGATCGACGAAATTCTGTTCGTCGAATGCGGCGGCGAGGAGTTCGGCGTTCCGGCAAAGGCCGTTCGCGAAATCGAAGGTGCCGCGGCTCTCGAGACGGCAGACGGTGAATCCGTCCTCCCCAGGGACGACGGCGACTACCCCGTCATCCAACTGGCCGACGTCCTCGAGACGCCGGCTCCCGCTGCGAACGGCGACGGAATGGTCGTTCGAATCCGCGGAGAAGTCCGTGAAGTAGCCTTGCACTGCGATCGCGTCCGCGGCCAACAGGAAGTCGTCGTCAAACCCTTCGAGGGGTTCATGAGCGACATTCCGGGGCTCAGCGGTGCGACGGTACGGGGACGAGGGGAAGTAGTCAACATACTGGATGTGACGACACTATGA
- the cheB gene encoding chemotaxis-specific protein-glutamate methyltransferase CheB — protein MTRVLVVDDSRFMRTVIGNALTEAGYDVETAENGSEGVKLATTFEPDVVTMDVEMPEMDGIDAVERIMARNPTVILMLSAHTERGTEATLDALERGAVDFIKKPDGSGSRNIAHLVDEVVETVDDLAEADVSSVALAHAAATAYATRTDQPENAGQATMSTAGAEAGAGNAVAGGSSDAPLARDRGTSEPDTTPGIAPAVEFDEHATPVTVDGNCADAPTIILGASTGGPKIVEQLFERLPADLEAKVLVVQHMPPEFTTRLATRLDSLSAYDVSEATDRQRLRPGEAAVAPGNFHLEVASNVGDALRLKLDDDDRLHGVRPAIDVTMISAAERVSDALCGVVLTGMGRDGAAGIEAIKAAGGQTIAQDEETSPVFGIPCQAIETGCVDTVAPANGIVDAIVDAFRTDGENDD, from the coding sequence ATGACGCGAGTACTCGTTGTCGACGACTCGAGATTTATGCGGACAGTCATCGGCAACGCGCTCACCGAGGCTGGCTACGACGTCGAAACGGCCGAAAACGGATCTGAAGGCGTCAAACTCGCCACCACGTTCGAGCCGGATGTCGTAACGATGGATGTCGAAATGCCGGAAATGGACGGTATCGATGCCGTCGAACGAATCATGGCGAGGAATCCGACCGTGATCCTCATGCTCAGTGCCCACACTGAACGCGGTACCGAGGCCACGCTCGACGCACTGGAGCGAGGCGCCGTGGATTTCATCAAGAAGCCCGACGGCTCCGGGTCACGAAACATCGCACATCTAGTCGACGAGGTCGTCGAAACGGTCGACGACCTCGCGGAAGCAGACGTCTCCTCCGTAGCGCTCGCTCATGCCGCCGCGACAGCCTACGCAACGAGGACAGACCAGCCCGAGAACGCTGGCCAAGCGACTATGAGTACGGCCGGTGCCGAGGCTGGGGCTGGGAACGCCGTCGCCGGAGGCAGTTCCGACGCCCCACTGGCCCGTGATCGCGGAACGAGCGAGCCAGACACGACCCCCGGAATCGCACCGGCAGTCGAATTCGACGAACACGCGACTCCAGTTACCGTCGACGGCAACTGTGCAGACGCACCGACTATCATCCTCGGTGCGTCGACCGGCGGGCCGAAAATCGTCGAACAACTGTTCGAACGGCTACCCGCCGACCTCGAGGCCAAGGTACTGGTCGTCCAGCACATGCCCCCGGAATTCACGACGCGTCTGGCCACGCGTCTCGACTCGTTGAGCGCATACGACGTTAGCGAAGCAACGGACCGACAACGACTCCGGCCCGGCGAAGCAGCGGTTGCACCGGGTAACTTCCACCTCGAGGTCGCGAGCAACGTCGGCGACGCGCTTCGTCTAAAACTCGACGACGACGACCGGCTCCACGGCGTCCGACCGGCGATCGACGTTACGATGATCAGTGCTGCCGAGCGGGTTTCTGACGCGCTCTGTGGCGTCGTCTTGACCGGTATGGGCCGCGATGGCGCAGCCGGGATCGAGGCGATAAAAGCTGCTGGCGGCCAGACGATCGCACAGGACGAAGAGACGAGTCCGGTCTTTGGCATCCCCTGTCAGGCAATCGAAACGGGCTGTGTAGATACGGTCGCACCCGCAAACGGAATCGTCGACGCGATCGTCGACGCGTTCAGGACGGACGGTGAGAACGATGACTGA